One genomic region from Deltaproteobacteria bacterium encodes:
- the hpnD gene encoding presqualene diphosphate synthase HpnD has product MPSCHELSPFAVSSEVSSLSDAYVYCQRITQKSSSNFYHAFRLLPAERYNALCAFYAFCRFMDDIADQVESPQVTHSQPLSRKERLTLLLNTWREELGNCYAGTPHHPISFALADAIQKFPIAREHLAGIINGVEMDLYRNRYRTFDELYDYCYHVASLVGLVCIEIFGYRNPQARDYAVDLGVAFQLTNIIRDVGEDAQRDRIYVPAEDLARFSYSEQELCAGTYNPAFVQLASFEAARARAFYEKAVAHLAAEDRKTLVAAEAMRLIYSRLLKKLEARRFQVFGERVALGTTEKIGLALAAWIRGRSPF; this is encoded by the coding sequence TTGCCTAGCTGCCATGAACTTTCCCCTTTTGCCGTTTCCTCGGAAGTGTCCTCACTCTCCGACGCCTACGTTTATTGCCAACGCATCACGCAAAAAAGCTCCTCGAATTTCTATCACGCCTTCCGTCTGTTGCCGGCAGAACGCTACAACGCCTTGTGTGCGTTCTATGCCTTCTGTCGCTTCATGGACGATATTGCCGATCAGGTCGAATCGCCTCAGGTGACGCATTCCCAGCCGCTGAGTCGGAAAGAGCGCCTCACCTTGCTGCTGAATACTTGGCGAGAAGAGTTGGGGAATTGCTACGCCGGTACTCCGCATCATCCGATCTCGTTTGCCCTCGCCGATGCCATCCAGAAGTTTCCCATCGCTCGGGAGCACTTAGCCGGCATCATCAATGGCGTCGAGATGGATTTGTATAGGAATCGCTATCGGACTTTTGACGAACTCTACGACTACTGCTATCACGTCGCTTCGCTGGTCGGCTTAGTCTGCATCGAAATTTTCGGCTACCGCAATCCGCAAGCGCGCGACTATGCCGTTGATCTGGGCGTGGCTTTCCAGCTCACGAATATCATTCGCGATGTTGGGGAAGATGCGCAACGCGACCGCATCTACGTGCCAGCCGAAGATCTGGCTCGATTCAGTTATAGCGAACAAGAACTCTGCGCCGGGACCTATAATCCAGCTTTCGTGCAACTGGCGTCCTTCGAGGCTGCCCGTGCCCGGGCATTCTATGAAAAAGCCGTGGCGCATTTGGCCGCAGAAGATCGGAAAACCCTCGTTGCTGCCGAGGCGATGCGGCTGATTTACAGTCGCCTGCTCAAGAAACTCGAAGCGAGACGGTTCCAGGTTTTTGGCGAGCGTGTTGCCCTGGGGACCACAGAGAAGATCGGCTTGGCTTTAGCCGCGTGGATACGCGGACGATCTCCGTTTTGA
- the ribB gene encoding 3,4-dihydroxy-2-butanone-4-phosphate synthase, whose product MFSVPPPAKTSKSPQVVSIEEAIEEIRAGRMIILMDDEDRENEGDLCMAAEAVTPEAINFMAKYGRGLICLPMAEEMIDALGLPMMVTKNTAPLGTAFTMSIDARSGISRGISAEDRATTILTSIRDGVRPEDIVVPGHIFPLRARKGGVLVRTGQTEGSVDLSRLAGMKPTGIICEIMRDDGTMARLSDLEEFSVKFGIKIATIADLIQYRLRHDSLVHHQAEARLPTRHGGDFTAHVYTSDVDEEEHLILVKGQVSPDEPVLVRPHAEYPPGDVFSYTYSNTSALLNESMRVIAAEGKGVILYLRQSGQGAHLFRNGSRSGRRLASPSTSPGSQIRDFRDYGIGAQILRDIGVRKIRLLTNYPRRLVSLPGYGLEIVEFVPLSEGEEAARPVGQKRGSRSSRASA is encoded by the coding sequence ATGTTCTCTGTTCCTCCTCCCGCAAAAACGAGTAAGAGTCCCCAGGTCGTTTCCATCGAAGAAGCGATCGAAGAGATCCGCGCCGGACGCATGATCATCCTCATGGACGATGAAGACCGCGAAAATGAAGGCGACTTGTGCATGGCGGCGGAAGCCGTCACGCCGGAAGCGATCAACTTCATGGCCAAATACGGACGCGGGCTGATTTGTTTGCCCATGGCAGAGGAAATGATCGACGCCTTGGGCCTCCCCATGATGGTGACGAAAAACACTGCTCCGTTAGGGACGGCGTTTACCATGTCGATCGACGCCCGTTCTGGCATCTCCCGCGGTATCTCCGCCGAAGATCGCGCGACGACGATTCTAACCTCCATCCGAGATGGGGTCCGTCCCGAAGACATTGTCGTCCCTGGACACATTTTTCCCCTCCGTGCGCGGAAAGGCGGCGTACTGGTCCGAACCGGACAAACGGAAGGGTCGGTCGACCTCTCGCGTTTAGCCGGTATGAAACCGACCGGGATCATTTGCGAAATCATGCGGGATGACGGCACGATGGCGCGGCTGTCCGACCTAGAAGAGTTTTCCGTCAAATTCGGTATCAAGATCGCCACGATCGCGGATTTGATCCAATATCGCTTGCGCCATGATTCCCTCGTCCACCATCAAGCTGAAGCGCGGCTTCCGACTCGTCATGGCGGGGATTTCACCGCGCATGTGTATACCAGCGACGTGGATGAAGAAGAGCATCTCATCTTAGTGAAGGGGCAAGTCTCGCCGGACGAGCCGGTGCTCGTGCGGCCCCATGCGGAATACCCTCCTGGCGACGTGTTCTCGTACACCTATAGCAATACCAGCGCGTTGCTCAACGAATCCATGCGTGTCATTGCCGCAGAGGGGAAAGGAGTCATCCTCTACCTCCGCCAGAGCGGCCAAGGTGCGCATCTTTTTCGCAACGGTAGTCGCTCTGGGCGCCGCCTTGCCTCGCCGAGCACGAGTCCGGGCTCGCAGATTCGCGACTTTCGCGACTATGGGATCGGCGCGCAAATCTTGCGAGATATTGGTGTGCGCAAGATTCGCCTGCTGACGAACTATCCTCGCCGTCTCGTCAGTCTTCCAGGCTATGGATTAGAGATCGTCGAGTTTGTCCCGCTCTCCGAAGGGGAGGAGGCTGCCCGACCGGTCGGGCAGAAGCGTGGCTCTCGATCCTCTCGCGCGTCAGCATAG
- the shc gene encoding squalene--hopene cyclase: MVDEPAQLSRQLTPSGDEFFQGVENAILRVQEYFLREQQPDGYWYYPLEANATMDAEYIFFNHFVGRVDEQKHRRICEHLLSVQDETGAWPLFYKGPGHLGNTIEAYFALKLTGYPASHPALAKAREFVLAHGGLAQAQVFTRIFLAYFGQFPWRGVPAVPVELVLLPNWSPVNIYEMSSWARGTVVPLSMILAHQPGIAIPEERGVSELWRESPEHSDLRFPRSSPGISWESFFIAVDHLLKFLGKSPVKPLRQRALRKAERWVLDHQDRNGGWGGIQPAMLNSVMALHSLGYPHDHPAMAKGIQAIEDFLMESGGHVFFQPCISPVWDTVWAVKALIDSGLENHPMVVKAADWIIDQQIFKPGDWQVKNPNLEPGGWAFEFANDWYPDVDDSAVILFTLKHVRGLNEQKKDRALAYGLNWTLGMQSRNGGWGAFDTDNSLDLWNQMPFGDMKAMIDPPTADLAGRLLEMLGTFGYSTEFGRARRALHFLREEQEADGSWWGRWGVNYIYGTWSVLMGLRAIGEDLTQPYVQRAVAWLKERQNPDGGWGEDCLSYWDQSKAGRGESTPSQTAWATLGLLAAEDTVSPAVLRGVQHLLAQQESAGSWPEELFTGTGFPRHFYLRYYGYRNYFPLMALGQFRARMQTHFRAHGQG; encoded by the coding sequence GTGGTAGACGAACCAGCGCAGTTATCCCGTCAATTAACCCCAAGTGGAGACGAATTCTTCCAAGGCGTTGAGAACGCCATCCTGCGGGTGCAGGAATACTTTCTCCGCGAGCAGCAACCCGATGGGTACTGGTATTACCCATTGGAAGCTAACGCCACGATGGATGCAGAATATATTTTCTTCAACCATTTTGTGGGGCGGGTGGACGAACAGAAACACCGGCGTATTTGCGAGCACTTGCTGTCTGTGCAAGACGAGACTGGCGCATGGCCGTTGTTCTACAAAGGCCCGGGACATTTGGGCAACACCATCGAAGCCTATTTCGCCTTGAAACTGACGGGGTATCCAGCCTCGCATCCGGCCTTGGCGAAAGCCCGCGAGTTTGTCCTTGCTCATGGTGGCCTCGCTCAAGCCCAGGTGTTTACCCGCATTTTTCTCGCCTATTTTGGCCAATTTCCTTGGCGTGGGGTGCCGGCGGTGCCGGTGGAACTTGTCCTGCTGCCCAACTGGTCGCCAGTCAATATCTACGAGATGTCCAGTTGGGCGCGGGGAACTGTGGTTCCTCTCAGTATGATCCTTGCTCACCAGCCCGGCATTGCCATTCCAGAAGAACGCGGCGTCAGCGAACTGTGGCGGGAGTCTCCCGAACATTCGGATTTGCGCTTCCCACGTTCGTCACCGGGAATTTCCTGGGAAAGCTTCTTCATTGCCGTCGATCATCTGCTCAAATTCCTCGGCAAAAGTCCGGTCAAACCCTTACGCCAGCGCGCGTTACGCAAGGCGGAACGCTGGGTACTCGATCATCAAGACCGCAATGGCGGTTGGGGCGGCATCCAACCCGCGATGCTGAACTCGGTGATGGCGCTGCATAGCCTCGGCTACCCGCACGATCATCCGGCCATGGCAAAAGGGATTCAGGCCATCGAAGATTTTTTGATGGAGAGCGGTGGGCATGTGTTTTTCCAGCCGTGTATATCGCCGGTGTGGGATACCGTGTGGGCAGTGAAAGCCTTGATCGACTCCGGTTTAGAGAACCACCCCATGGTCGTGAAAGCGGCGGATTGGATTATCGATCAACAGATTTTCAAACCCGGTGATTGGCAGGTGAAGAACCCGAACTTGGAGCCGGGCGGATGGGCCTTCGAGTTCGCTAACGACTGGTATCCCGACGTTGACGATTCCGCCGTGATCCTGTTCACCTTGAAACATGTCCGCGGGCTGAATGAACAGAAGAAAGACCGAGCGTTAGCCTACGGCCTGAATTGGACGCTGGGGATGCAGAGTCGTAACGGCGGGTGGGGGGCGTTCGACACGGATAACTCCCTCGACCTCTGGAACCAGATGCCCTTTGGCGACATGAAGGCCATGATCGATCCTCCAACCGCCGACCTTGCCGGGCGGCTCTTAGAAATGCTTGGCACCTTTGGCTACAGCACGGAGTTCGGCCGCGCGCGCCGCGCACTGCACTTCCTGCGCGAAGAACAGGAAGCCGATGGCTCGTGGTGGGGACGTTGGGGCGTGAACTACATTTATGGAACCTGGTCGGTGCTTATGGGTCTCCGCGCCATAGGCGAAGACTTGACTCAGCCCTATGTCCAGCGCGCGGTGGCGTGGCTCAAAGAGCGGCAGAATCCAGACGGAGGTTGGGGAGAAGATTGTCTCTCGTATTGGGACCAGAGCAAAGCCGGACGCGGGGAGAGTACGCCATCGCAAACAGCCTGGGCCACTCTGGGATTACTGGCGGCGGAAGATACGGTCAGTCCGGCAGTACTCCGAGGCGTGCAACACCTTTTGGCGCAGCAAGAATCCGCTGGCTCGTGGCCGGAAGAATTATTCACTGGCACAGGATTCCCTCGTCATTTTTACCTGCGGTACTACGGATACCGTAACTACTTTCCTCTCATGGCGCTCGGGCAATTTCGGGCGCGTATGCAAACGCATTTCCGTGCGCACGGCCAAGGCTGA
- the hslO gene encoding Hsp33 family molecular chaperone HslO — MFPDSLVRATAAGKTIRALAAVTTGLVEEARQRHQMAPTASAALGRTLTAGLLLGGMLKEDEVLSLQFLGNGPLRGIFVDANARGETRGFVYHPRAHLPIRGGKLDVGGAVGEGTLTVIRAQRWSKEPYRSILPLVSGEIGADVAHYLLNSEQVPSAVSLGVFVQPDETVLAAGGFIAQLMPGATDDTIAQLEANVARAKPVSQLVREGATPQEILTAVLHGFDMTVVGESSVRFSCRCSRDRVLSTLLAMGQTEMLALLEEEGRAAVTCEFCGELYTIERQEVEELFREE, encoded by the coding sequence ATGTTTCCTGACTCTCTGGTTCGAGCAACGGCAGCGGGAAAAACCATCCGCGCGCTTGCTGCAGTGACGACTGGTTTGGTCGAAGAAGCCCGACAGCGACACCAGATGGCACCGACGGCCAGTGCTGCTCTGGGGCGGACGCTCACGGCTGGGCTGTTGCTTGGCGGCATGCTCAAGGAAGATGAAGTGCTCTCTTTGCAGTTTCTTGGCAATGGACCGTTGCGGGGGATTTTTGTCGATGCCAATGCACGTGGAGAGACCCGAGGGTTTGTTTATCACCCACGTGCTCATCTGCCGATTCGCGGCGGAAAACTCGATGTTGGCGGAGCGGTGGGCGAAGGAACTTTGACGGTGATCCGCGCCCAACGTTGGTCAAAGGAACCCTATCGCAGCATCCTCCCCCTTGTTTCTGGAGAGATCGGCGCGGATGTTGCCCATTATCTCTTGAATTCTGAACAAGTGCCTTCGGCGGTGAGTCTCGGGGTTTTCGTACAACCGGATGAGACAGTGCTGGCTGCCGGCGGATTCATTGCCCAACTGATGCCTGGTGCCACTGACGACACCATTGCCCAATTGGAAGCCAATGTGGCGCGCGCGAAACCCGTCAGTCAACTCGTCCGCGAAGGGGCGACCCCGCAAGAAATTCTGACCGCAGTGCTCCACGGGTTCGATATGACGGTAGTGGGAGAATCCTCGGTGCGGTTCTCGTGCCGGTGTAGCCGAGATCGAGTGCTGAGCACGTTGCTGGCGATGGGGCAGACAGAAATGCTGGCGCTACTCGAAGAGGAAGGTCGGGCGGCAGTGACCTGCGAGTTTTGTGGCGAACTCTACACCATCGAGCGACAAGAAGTAGAAGAGCTGTTTCGGGAAGAATAA
- a CDS encoding 1-deoxy-D-xylulose-5-phosphate reductoisomerase, with protein sequence MKNLSILGSTGSIGVSTLAVVERFPDRFRVVALAAGKNLSKLKEQVRLFRPEVVSLTEESDAQDLRAQLPDFHGDILWGDHGLDAVATHPDAEMVMAALVGAVGLAPTLAAIRAGKTIALANKEALVISGELMTREAKRYGVRILPVDSEHNAIFQALHGYQRAQVKRIILTASGGPFLHRPAEELAAVSVDEALKHPTWKMGNKITIDSATLMNKGLEVIEARWLFDLPPEQVAVIVHPQSIVHSMVEYIDGSVLAQLGIPDMVIPISYILAYPDRLPLVHLPSLDLAAAAQLTFFQPDFDKFPCLKLAYAALRQGGTCPAVLNAANEVAVENFLAGHLSFTEIAASNEQVLQAHVPQPVSDLEVLLEADRWARAQARAIFNRRQLRAVASA encoded by the coding sequence ATGAAAAATCTGAGCATTCTGGGATCGACAGGTTCGATCGGCGTTTCTACTCTTGCCGTGGTGGAGCGCTTTCCCGACCGATTTCGCGTGGTTGCGCTCGCTGCCGGCAAGAACCTGTCAAAACTCAAAGAGCAGGTCCGTCTTTTTCGACCGGAAGTGGTGTCACTGACGGAGGAATCTGACGCGCAGGACCTTCGTGCGCAATTGCCCGATTTTCACGGGGACATTCTCTGGGGAGATCATGGACTTGATGCCGTGGCGACGCATCCCGATGCCGAGATGGTGATGGCCGCCCTCGTCGGGGCGGTCGGACTCGCTCCTACGCTCGCAGCGATTCGAGCAGGGAAAACCATCGCTCTGGCTAACAAAGAAGCGTTGGTGATTTCCGGTGAACTGATGACACGTGAAGCCAAGCGCTATGGCGTGCGCATCCTTCCTGTGGACAGCGAGCACAACGCCATTTTTCAAGCACTGCACGGCTATCAACGGGCGCAGGTCAAACGTATTATTCTGACTGCCTCCGGCGGACCCTTCCTGCATCGTCCGGCTGAAGAACTTGCCGCTGTCAGTGTCGATGAGGCTCTCAAACATCCAACCTGGAAAATGGGCAATAAGATTACCATCGATTCCGCCACGTTGATGAATAAAGGACTCGAAGTCATTGAGGCACGCTGGCTTTTCGATTTGCCGCCTGAGCAAGTGGCGGTGATCGTGCACCCGCAAAGCATCGTACACTCCATGGTGGAATACATCGATGGTTCGGTGTTGGCTCAGCTCGGCATTCCTGACATGGTGATCCCGATTTCTTATATCCTCGCGTATCCCGACCGTTTGCCGCTGGTTCATTTGCCGTCGTTGGATTTGGCGGCTGCCGCGCAGCTTACATTTTTCCAGCCGGATTTTGATAAGTTTCCCTGCCTGAAGCTGGCCTATGCTGCCCTCCGTCAAGGTGGCACCTGCCCGGCGGTGTTGAATGCGGCCAATGAAGTCGCGGTGGAAAACTTTCTCGCCGGACATTTGTCCTTTACTGAGATCGCTGCCTCCAACGAGCAAGTGTTGCAGGCCCATGTGCCGCAGCCTGTGTCCGATCTTGAGGTGCTCTTGGAAGCCGACCGGTGGGCGCGCGCGCAAGCCCGCGCCATTTTCAATCGTCGCCAGCTACGCGCAGTGGCGTCCGCCTGA
- a CDS encoding YjbQ family protein — MLMKAKTITIETDRKVQLFDITDHVKRLLAESAIENGMGAVSTLHTTTGIFFTEVQDALWDDVETFLQQLVAERSGYKHNDPRFSDCARGNAAAHLRAILLGGSLALQVEDGSLVLGQFQRIIFAELDGPRPRSIRIHFMGESGVVAHQWERTLSLPQEEGLR, encoded by the coding sequence ATGTTAATGAAAGCAAAGACCATCACCATCGAAACCGACCGGAAAGTCCAACTCTTCGATATTACCGACCACGTGAAACGCCTGCTCGCCGAATCCGCTATCGAGAATGGCATGGGTGCTGTCTCGACGCTCCACACCACCACCGGCATCTTCTTCACCGAGGTGCAGGACGCGCTGTGGGATGATGTCGAAACATTTCTCCAGCAACTCGTGGCCGAGCGGTCTGGTTATAAACACAACGATCCCCGTTTTTCCGATTGCGCACGTGGGAACGCTGCCGCCCATCTACGGGCGATCTTGCTGGGCGGCTCCTTGGCGTTGCAAGTCGAAGATGGCAGCTTGGTCTTAGGGCAATTTCAGCGCATCATCTTTGCCGAACTTGACGGCCCCCGCCCGCGTTCGATACGAATACACTTCATGGGGGAGAGTGGGGTGGTGGCGCATCAATGGGAGCGAACCCTGTCTTTGCCTCAGGAAGAGGGCCTTCGATGA